Proteins from a single region of Primulina tabacum isolate GXHZ01 chromosome 5, ASM2559414v2, whole genome shotgun sequence:
- the LOC142545977 gene encoding tubulin-folding cofactor B, with the protein MASSLLQIPVDDSIVLRVTHSNINSFSADIRFSLQMTVEAVKEKLWKKCGTTVDSMCLELYDDSGDKVSVLGDNTRPLGFYSPRDGYRLHVIDIDPSSITSGGWLDNTSLVEKYKISEEAYDKLDGTYRKLKEKLGCQHSSHESKISDSYMKDLCANIKIGDRCQVEPGERRGVIKFVGIAETLAPGFWVGVQYDEPLGKHDGMVKGKRYFDCPPLCGGMVRPDKVKVGDFPERDPFEEEEI; encoded by the exons ATGGCTTCTTCCTTGTTACAGATTCCGGTGGATGACTCTATTGTTTTACGCGTCACCCACTCCAACATCAATAGTTTTTCTGCTGATATTCGTTTCTCTCTACAG ATGACTGTAGAAGCTGTCAAAGAGAAGCTGTGGAAAAAGTGTGGAACTACTGTTGATTCAATGTGCCTTGAGCTTTATGATGATTCAGGGGACAAAGTCTCAGTTCTAGGCGATAACACAAGACCTCTTGGTTTCTATTCCCCACGAGATGG CTATCGGCTGCATGTCATTGATATCGATCCATCATCTATAACATCTGGTGGTTGGCTGGATAACACTTCCCTTGTGGAGAAATACAAAATTTCGGAAGAAGCATATGACAAACTTGATG GTACTTACAGaaagttaaaagaaaaattgGGATGTCAACATTCCAGTCACGAGTCTAAA ATTTCAGACAGCTACATGAAAGACCTCTGTGCAAATATAAAG ATCGGAGATAGATGTCAAGTTGAACCTGGAGAGAGAAGAGGGGTTATCAAATTTGTAGGCATTGCAGAGACTCTTGCACCTGGTTTCTGGGTTGGAGTTCAGTACGATGAACCTTTGGGAAAACATGATGGCAT GGTGAAAGGAAAGCGTTATTTTGATTGCCCTCCTCTTTGCGGTGGAATGGTCAGACCAGATAAAGTGAAG GTTGGCGACTTTCCAGAACGTGATCCTTTCGAGGAAGAGGAAATATAA